CCGTCGCCGTTGACGATTTCCACGGCCGCATCCGCGCGCAGCTCGACGGCCGCCGGGCCTTCCACGCGCTCGCCGGCAATGTGCGCCATCGCCCCCTTGAAGAAGTACAGCATGCGCCGCGTGCCTTCGCCCGTGGCGGCCGGCAGCGTCCATTGCGCGCCGGGCGTCATCTTCAGCGTCCAGATCGCCACGTCGGCGTCGGCCTGCGCGGCCCATGAATCGGGCGGCGGCGCCAGCGGCTGGATCGGGTCCTGCCCGCTGGCGGCATCGCCGAGCCGGCCCGCGATCACTGCAACCTCGGTGCGGCCGCCCTTCGCGTCGTCGGAGGCGAAGCGCGGAATGGCGTCGGACCAGAACATCGTGAAGTGCGGCTCGGCCATCTTGCTCCTGGCGGGCAGGTTGAGCCAGATCTGGAACAGCTCCAGCGGGTTCGGCGCGCCGGCGTCGAGCAGCGGGAACATTTCAGAGTGCACGATGCCTTTGCCGGCCGTGAGCCACTGCACGTCGCCGCCGCCGAAGCGCGCGGTGGCGCCCAGCGAGTCGGAATGGTCGACCAGGCCTTTGCGCACGATGGTCACGGTTTCGAAGCCGCGGTGCGGGTGCGAGGGAAAGCCCGGCACCGTGTCGCCGTGGTACATGCTCCAGCCGTCCTTGCGGCTGAAGTCCTGGCCGATCTGGCGGCCGGCCAGCGAGGCCTCGGGGCCCATCTGGCCGTTGGCCTTCGGGTAGGCGTCGTCGTGGTAGACGCAGAACAGGAACGGGTCGATCGTCTGCCACGGGAAGCCGAGTGGCTTGACCTGGACGACGGGGCCCTTGTTGTTGTCGGACATTTCAATATTCCTTTCCATGTGGGGCGCGGCCGATGATGCCGTGCCAGTGGATGGAATATCGGGGCGCCGCCGCCTTCCGGTAGAGGCCTTCCGTGCAACAGTGAAGAGCGCGTATGGAACGATGGGCATCGCTCTTTTTCCCTTTCGGGCGTGCCTGCCGGCGCTTTACTGCTTCGGCATTTCGGCGTTCGGGTCCATGTACACCAGCTCCCACAGGTGGCCGTCGATGTCCTGGAAGCCGTGGCCGTACATGAAGCCGTAGTCCTTCGGCTCGCTCGGGGTGGTGCCGCCGGCGGCCTTGGCCTTGGCCACGAGCTCGTCGACTTCGGCGCGGCTCTCGCATGAAAGGCACAGCAGCACTTCGGTGCTCTTCGACGTGTCGGTGAGGCTCTTTGTGGTGAAGGTCTTGAAGAACTCCTCGACCAGCAGCATGACGTGGATGCTGTCCTTCTGGACGACCATGCACGCGGCGTTGGCGTCGGTGAACTGCGCGTTGAAGGTGTAGCCCAGCGCGGCGAAGAAGGTCTTGGTCTTCTCGAGGTTCTTGACGGGGAGGTTCACGAAGATCTGCTTGGTGGCCATGGTGTCGTCCTGTATCGGTGGATGGATGGATGTGGAGGCATTTCGCGGCGCCTTGTGTACGCCGTCCACAAAAGATACCAAAGAAAATGGACGGCGTCCACATATTTTCTCGGACGTGCAGCTAGGAGGCATTTTTCGGCAGAAATTTCACGACAGCCAAACCCTGCCGCTTGCGGCCCCTGAAATGCGTTGCATCCAAATGAGATCAGATCGTCAGGCACGAAGTTTGCATCAGAAAAAACTATGCAAAGGCGTGACCAAGAAGGGTGATTTCTATGAGTCAATTAACGGCGCGTTTCACCTTAAGGCAAATTAAGTACTTTGTTGCCGTGGTGGAAGAGGACAGCATCGTCGAAGCTGCGCGGAAGCTTCACATCTCTCAGCCATCCATCTCCGTTGCCATAAAAACACTGGAAGAAATACTGGATCAACAGCTGTTGATCCGGCATCACGCACAGGGTGTCTCGCTTACATCCAACGGGCGCAGAGTTTATGAACAGGCCAAGCATCTATTGCAGCTTTCTCACGATCTGGAGCAAAACTCAAACGCCGAATGGAACCTGATATCCGGAACCATTGCCTTGGGCTGCTTTGAATCCATGGCTCCGCTGTACATGCCAAAGTTGATTGCCGGATTCAAGGGTGTCTATCCGCAGATCAATATCCAGCTGCACGATGGCGAACAGCACGAACTGATGCAGGGATTGCATCGAGGGCGATTTGATCTGGCATTCTTATACGATCTGGAGCTGGGCAATTCGATATACAAGGAGGAATTGAATGCACCGCATAAACCTTATGCGCTGCTCCCGGTTGACCATCGATTGGCAAGAAAAAAATCAGTGACATTGGAAGATTTGAGCATCGAGCCAATGATCCTGCTGGACGTCGTGCCAAGTCGAAACTACTTCATCGACATTTTCAAAAACCGGGGATTCCATCCAACCGTTGCGTATAGCTCGCCGTCGATCGAGATGGTCCGCTGCATGGTAGGTCGAGGTCTGGGATTTTCGTTGCTGGTCACTCGCCCGTGCACCGAAAGCACATACGACGGAAAGCAACTGGTTCAGTTGGATATAGAAGATGAAATGCCTGCTTCCACGTTGATCATGGCATATCTGAAAAATAACCAGCCCTCGCCGGCAACAAGGCTGTTCATGGACTATTGCCGCAGCGTGGATTTGACCCCGCCATCACAAATCTCGCGGCAAGTCAGTTCGGATATCGAATCATGCCAATGACCCCCTCGCAGGTCGTTTATTGATCGCACCAAGGGCAAGCACCTTGAGCCATTGCTAGGGGCCAGCAGCACATACCCCACTCGCGCGCGTCCCAGCGCG
This is a stretch of genomic DNA from Variovorax paradoxus. It encodes these proteins:
- a CDS encoding pirin family protein — protein: MSDNNKGPVVQVKPLGFPWQTIDPFLFCVYHDDAYPKANGQMGPEASLAGRQIGQDFSRKDGWSMYHGDTVPGFPSHPHRGFETVTIVRKGLVDHSDSLGATARFGGGDVQWLTAGKGIVHSEMFPLLDAGAPNPLELFQIWLNLPARSKMAEPHFTMFWSDAIPRFASDDAKGGRTEVAVIAGRLGDAASGQDPIQPLAPPPDSWAAQADADVAIWTLKMTPGAQWTLPAATGEGTRRMLYFFKGAMAHIAGERVEGPAAVELRADAAVEIVNGDGETSEFLVLQGRPIAEPVAQYGPFVMNTQAEISQTMADYRRTQFGGWPWDDPAPVHDREAARFARHPGGHEEVPGA
- a CDS encoding VOC family protein, translating into MATKQIFVNLPVKNLEKTKTFFAALGYTFNAQFTDANAACMVVQKDSIHVMLLVEEFFKTFTTKSLTDTSKSTEVLLCLSCESRAEVDELVAKAKAAGGTTPSEPKDYGFMYGHGFQDIDGHLWELVYMDPNAEMPKQ
- a CDS encoding LysR family transcriptional regulator; its protein translation is MSQLTARFTLRQIKYFVAVVEEDSIVEAARKLHISQPSISVAIKTLEEILDQQLLIRHHAQGVSLTSNGRRVYEQAKHLLQLSHDLEQNSNAEWNLISGTIALGCFESMAPLYMPKLIAGFKGVYPQINIQLHDGEQHELMQGLHRGRFDLAFLYDLELGNSIYKEELNAPHKPYALLPVDHRLARKKSVTLEDLSIEPMILLDVVPSRNYFIDIFKNRGFHPTVAYSSPSIEMVRCMVGRGLGFSLLVTRPCTESTYDGKQLVQLDIEDEMPASTLIMAYLKNNQPSPATRLFMDYCRSVDLTPPSQISRQVSSDIESCQ